The Streptomyces sp. YIM 121038 sequence CCCAGGCCGTCACCCCAGAGCACCCGACCGCTTCGGCCGGGACATCGCGCCAGGCGACGCCGGTCCGCAGTACGTACATGACCCCGGTGAGTGCCGCCCGGTCGGGAACGCACAGTCGCCCGGGGCGGCGGCGTCGCTCAGGAGCGGGTGGCAGGAGCGGAGCCACGCGCTCCCACAGGCCATCCGGAACAAGATCAGCACGCACCCGGACACCTTGCCGACCAAGATCGCCAGGCGCAAGACCAGCCGTTCAACTCATTCTGAAACGATCAGTTAGCTTGTGATTTATGGTGTGGCGTCGAACGCGACTCGAACTTGATCAGTGTTTTCGCAGTTCAGCGGACGCGAAGGCGGCCTTCGTCTGATCCTGTGCTCCGTCACAGAGGCAGAGGAACAGCACGAAGGCCGTGGTTGTGAGTCTGGAGCATCAGGATGTCCTGCGGGATGCGTTCGCGGAAGTGTCACGCTTCAGGACGGAGTTGTACGCATCTCTGACCGCGCGGGGCGACGCCATGTTCGAGTTGTGTGATGCGTTGTTGTGCACGGACGGGCCAGTGCGGACGCTGGTCGATCTCGCACTCGCACCGGAACACCGCCGCGGGCACGGCGCCCTTTACGGTGGCCTGAACCAGGGGCGGATCGATGTCGCCCGATTGCGTCGCGCGCTGGCCGGGATGCCGCTGCCGAAGGCGGCGGACGGCCGGATCGTCCTGGCCGCGGACGTCTCGCCGTGGCTGCGGCCGGGCGCCGGTACCTGCGCTGACCGGGCCTTCGGCCACACCTTCGGCCGCGGGGAAGGCAAGCACCAGATGGTCCCGGGCTGGCCCTACTCGTTCGTCGCCGCGCTGGAGACCGGCCGCACGTCCTGGACGGCAGTGCTTGACGCGGTCCGTCTGGAGCCCGGCGCTGACGTCGCTGCAGTGGCCACGGTCCAACTCCGCGAGGTCGTCGAACGGCTCGTGGCCGCCGGCCAGTGGAAGCCGGGTGACCCGAAGGTCCTGGTCGTCCTGGACGCCGGCTACGACGCACCCCGCATCGCCCATCTGCTGGGCGGCCTGCCCGTCGAGATCCTCGGCCGTCTCCGCTCCGACCGCGTCATGCGGCGCCCGACACCACCACGAGTGTGTCGGCCAGGCCGTCCGCCCAAGCACGGGGGCGAGTTCGTCTTCGGCGACCCCGCTACCTGGGACACCGAGCAGGTGGTGACCGTCACCGACACCCGGCTCTACGGGAAGGCGACCGCGCAGGCGTGGGACCGACTGCATCCGAGGCTGACGCGTCGGGCGGCCTGGCTCGACCACGAGGGCCGCTGCCACTCATCGAGGGCACTGTCATCCGCCTGGTCGTGGAGAAGCTGCCCAGCGGCGGGGTCAACAAGCCGGTCTGGCTGTGGTGGTCGGGCACCGACGCCACCGCGGACGACGTGGACCGCTGCTGGCAGTCCTTCCTGCGGAGATTCGACATCGAGCACACGTTTCGCCTGTTCAAGCAGACCCTCGGATGGACCAAGCCCCGGCTTCGCAGCTCGGAGGCGGCCGACCGGTGGACCTGGCTGGTGATCTCCGCATATGCCCAGCTTCGGCTCGCCCGTCCCCTGGCCACCGACCTCCGGCGTCCCTGGGAGAAACCGTCTCCGCCGAACAGACTCACACCCGCCCGCGTCCGCAGGGGTTTCAGAAACCTGCGCACGAAGACCGGCTCTCCGGCCGGTGTACCGAAACCGACACGGCCCGGCCCCGGCCGTCCGCCCGGCTCGAAGAACCACCGCCCGGCCACCCGCCATGACGTGGGCAGAGTCCTCGCGACCGGCGAGGCCTACGCACGACCCGCCCACCACCAGAAGGGCACGAAACCCCGGCGAACTGGATAAATGACAAGTTGAGTCCCTGTCCGGAAACTTCGGGGCCCCTCAGCCGGCGCGATCGCGTGATCACGAGGCATGCTCGGGACGGTTTTGTAGGTTGCTGCCGTTGTTGAGGTGCCCGATGTCCGTCCGTCCCCGTGCCTGTGTGCAGGTCCCGCCCCTGACCGCGCAGGTCGCGCGGGCGAGCAACCCCCGTGGGGCGACGGCCATGTGGGTATACGACCGGCTGGACGGACTATGGCATGACGAGGACTTCACGGCGTGGTACCCACGCGACGGGCGGCCCGGGCTATCGCCGGCCCAGTTCGCCACCGTCTCCGTCCTCCAGTTCCTGCTCAACCTGTCGGACCGTCAGGCAACGGAGGCGGTCCGCTGCCGCATTGACTCTGTCGGGGATCTTGAGGATCCCCGGCTGCGCAGCATGATCAACGGGCATGCTCGGGTAGTTCCGCCGACCGAGGCTGTTGTCGAGGTGCCCGTT is a genomic window containing:
- a CDS encoding transposase; protein product: MWVYDRLDGLWHDEDFTAWYPRDGRPGLSPAQFATVSVLQFLLNLSDRQATEAVRCRIDSVGDLEDPRLRSMINGHARVVPPTEAVVEVPVVPSPPFR